One Cervus canadensis isolate Bull #8, Minnesota chromosome 31, ASM1932006v1, whole genome shotgun sequence genomic region harbors:
- the GOT1L1 gene encoding putative aspartate aminotransferase, cytoplasmic 2 translates to MPTLSVFTDVPMAQKLEGSLLKTYKQDDDPNKMFLAYKVCMTSEGRPWVSSVVRKTRMQIAQDPSLNYEYTPVMGMKSFIQASLNLLFGKNSQVIVENRAGGVQTVGDSGAFQLGAQFLKSWCQNSQIVYIVSSQKEPHGLIFQDMGFTVYEHTFWDSAHLCLDPNMLLDVVERAPHGCVFVIGSIGNCRLTSSQWTQLMTLMKGKEIFPFFDIPYQGLSTGDLEEDAIFLHYFVSQGFEFFCSQSLSKNFGIYDEGVGTLVVVALNNQLLLRVLSQLTNFARALWLNPPTTGARIITSVLCNPAMQGEWRQSLEGVVENIMMTKEKVKEKLRLLGTPGSWDHITEQKGSHSYLGLNSQQVEYLISKKHIYIPKNGRINFTCINSYNIDYITASINEAVCFTKDSEK, encoded by the exons ATGCCTACTCTGTCTGTGTTCACAGATGTGCCCATGGCCCAGAAGCTAGAGGGCAGCTTGCTCAAGACCTACAAGCAAGATGACGACCCGAACAAGATGTTCCTGGCCTATAAAG TCTGCATGACCAGCGAAGGCAGACCCTGGGTGTCCTCCGTGGTGCGCAAGACTCGAATGCAGATTGCCCAAGATCCCTCCCTGAACTATGAGTACACGCCGGTGATGGGCATGAAATCAttcatccaggcttccctgaaccTCCTCTTTGGAAAGAACAGCCAAGTCATTGTGGAGAACAGG GCAGGGGGTGTGCAAACCGTGGGGGACAGCGGCGCTTTCCAACTCGGGGCTCAGTTCCTCAAAAGTTGGTGTCAGAATTCTCAGATAGTTTACATCGTTTCCTCTCAAAAAG AACCGCATGGACTCATCTTCCAGGACATGGGCTTTACAGTTTATGAGCACACCTTCTGGGACTCCGCACATCTGTGCTTGGACCCCAACATGCTCCTCGATGTGGTGGAG CGTGCCCCGCACGGCTGCGTCTTTGTGATCGGGAGTATCGGCAACTGTAGGCTGACCTCGAGTCAGTGGACACAGTTGATGACCCTGATGAAG GGCAAggagatatttccattttttgacATTCCCTATCAAGGCTTATCCACCGGTGACCTGGAGGAAGATGCTATATTCTTACACTACTTTGTGTCTCAAGGCTTTGAGTTCTTCTGCAGCCAGTCTCTATCCAAGAATTTTGGCATTTATG ACGAAGGAGTGGGTACCCTCGTGGTGGTGGCGCTCAACAACCAGCTCCTGCTGCGCGTCCTCTCCCAGCTGACGAACTTCGCGCGGGCCCTGTGGCTAAACCCTCCCACCACGGGCGCTCGCATCATCACCTCCGTCCTCTGTAACCCTGCTATGCAGGGAGAATG GCGACAGAGCCTGGAAGGGGTTGTAGAGAACATCATGATGACCAAGGAAAAGGTGAAGGAGAAGCTCCGGCTTCTGGGAACCCCTGGCTCCTGGGATCACATCACTGAGCAGAAAGGGTCCCATAGCTATCTTGGACTCAACT CCCAACAGGTGGAATACCTCATCAGTAAAAAGCATATCTATATCCCCAAGAATGGTCGGATCAACTTCACCTGTATCAATTCCTACAACATAGATTACATCACTGCGAGCATCAATGAGGCTGTCTGCTTCACAAAGGACTCAGAGAAATAG